A stretch of Oreochromis aureus strain Israel breed Guangdong linkage group 11, ZZ_aureus, whole genome shotgun sequence DNA encodes these proteins:
- the ifnlr1 gene encoding interferon lambda receptor 1 — MKMWFMNIMMLLFFCFESSTGNVTVQFNSRNFHNILHWDPAKSGFPGQRLLYSVKYRSDDSDQSYKIKDECQNITALYCDLTAETPSVYDVYYQAKVLVNGRTHGSTKTRFKPSEHTILGPPILSTSTTESSLFVNATLPVGPNGVSIADIIINGRKVPSETKFIYILNLNYPDGAAMHVESHSGQFIIDLKKKSNYCGTVIYKPSSNWGRPSSESASFCVTLPENPWLLLRWLLLSAAAVVALVIVSAVCTCKYVKGGKSKSMTQALKEATASGAPKILQDPDKNLVISQVEVCPHMDETVYAKIQMNKNGSSVRNGGYSPQDIPFPPWQDHTGSSVDTRTRRTPNPEDTSAQSSDIYSSVAVLPKEDNDIQQVVTERGEVVHHLIARCARPLPDADSCDSNPHGKLLLHTVRDINGQLVLPLLNFQLQSSNSDAICPSNQERKPLLSDLIPSKDESSLASLLSLNSSEWSDSGCDDSTATTPTHSYCNTHFPPSQPLIPDSDKECETTLSSDVSFESGYKENWMPKLCNEPSIIDSCRRTGYMWTCNGSKMEEDDDEEVEDQGELQKSRPIFLGSWTIRIQE, encoded by the exons ATGAAGATGTGGTTCATGAACATTATGATGcttctctttttctgctttg AATCCTCAACTGGCAATGTCACAGTGCAATTTAACTCTAGGAACTTCCATAACATACTCCACTGGGATCCTGCAAAGAGTGGTTTTCCAGGGCAAAGGTTACTCTATAGTGTCAAATACAGGAG TGACGATAGCGATCAGTCATACAAGATAAAAGACGAGTGTCAGAATATCACCGCCCTGTACTGTGACCTGACGGCAGAAACGCCCTCAGTTTATGATGTTTATTACCAGGCTAAGGTGTTGGTTAATGGTAGAACTCACGGTTCCACCAAGACAAGGTTTAAACCTTCAGAACACA CCATTTTGGGTCCACCCATCTTGTCTACATCCACAACAGAGTCATCTCTGTTTGTTAATGCCACCTTGCCTGTGGGACCAAATGGAGTCTCCATTGCAGACATCATCATTAACGGCAGAAAAGTGCCATCCGAGACTAAATTTATCTATATTTTGAATTTAAACTATCCAGATGGGGCTGCAATG CATGTTGAAAGCCACAGTGGTCAGTTCATCATCGACTTAAAGAAGAAGTCTAACTACTGCGGCACTGTTATCTACAAACCATCTTCTAATTGGGGTCGCCCGAGCAGTGAGAGTGCCTCCTTCTGTGTAACACTGCCAG AAAATCCGTGGCTGCTTCTGCGATGGCTTCTCTTGAGTGCAGCTGCTGTGGTTGCCTTAGTCATAGTATCAGCTGTGTGTACGTGCAAATATGTGAAAGGTGGAAAGTCAAAGAGCATGACACAAGCACTG AAAGAGGCAACCGCTTCTGGAGCGCCTAAGATACTGCAGGATCCAGATAAAAATCTTGTAATTTCTCAAGTCGAGGTATGCCCTCACATGGATGAAACAGTTTATGCCAAAATCCAGATGAATAAAAATGGGTCTTCAGTTAGGAATGGAGGCTATTCCCCCCAGGACATCCCTTTCCCTCCCTGGCAAGACCACACTGGCTCCTCTGTGGACACAAGAACACGCAGAACTCCAAATCCCGAGGACACAAGTGCCCAGTCCTCTGACATCTACAGTTCTGTGGCTGTTCTACCTAAAGAAGATAATGACATTCAGCAGGTTGTCACTGAACGTGGAGAAGTCGTGCACCACTTGATCGCACGCTGTGCACGACCATTACCTGATGCTGATTCTTGTGACAGCAACCCACATGGGAAGCTGCTGCTACACACAGTGCGGGATATCAATGGACAACTCGTGTTGCCTTTGCTCAATTTTCAGTTACAGAGCAGCAATAGTGATGCAATATGCCCATCAAACCAAGAGAGAAAACCTCTCCTATCAGACCTCATACCCTCTAAGGATGAGTCATCATTAGCTTCTTTGCTCAGCTTAAATAGCTCAGAGTGGTCCGATTCTGGATGTGATGATAGCACTGCAACGACACCGACCCACTCATACTGCAACACCCATTTTCCTCCATCTCAACCACTTATTCCAGATTCTGACAAGGAATGTGAGACTACACTATCCAGTGATGTCTCATTTGAATCAGGATACAAAGAAAACTGGATGCCTAAATTATGTAATGAACCTTCTATTATAGACAGTTGCAGAAGGACAGGCTACATGTGGACCTGCAATGGCTCCAAAatggaagaagatgatgatgaggaagTTGAAGACCAGGGGGAACTACAGAAATCAAGACCAATTTTCCTGGGAAGTTGGACAATAAGAATCCAAGAATAA